ACGAAGAGTATTTACCTCCTAATGCAGCTACAAAAACAGAAATGGTGTGGTATGATGCTTGACGAAGTGGTCAATTTGAATTCTGCTGAATTTTCCCAAACTGCCGCCGATAAATTGAGGAGAGGGGGAGTCAATAATGTTTTGAAATTAAGCTAGAGGGTAGAAAAGTCATTAGGTAATatatattgtttttttatttatacacaaAATGAATAATGGACAAATTTTGGGCCCAAAACACATGAATCGAACGCAAGACATAATTTCGGTGGTTGTGAGCCCTACTCATTTAATTCTGCTCAAGTAATATATATGCTAATTCCATCTCTGAAGGAGCGAACGACTCCTAATACAATAAGTATGGTTGTTTTGAAACTCTTTACACTctttggaaaaagaaattaattatattgaaCTAACAGCCAACTCAAATACTCCATAAATAAACATAGTAATATCTTaatgtgaaataaattaaattaaaaatactatatattaattttacaatATGAGTTTAGATGATAGATCAAATATTAATCACAATAGTGTaacatatagtactactacttttaagactataattaaattaaattgaatttaattaagcatAAGTGTTAGAATTAAGTTTAGAAATTTGACTATTTAAAGTATTGATAAATATTTCATCCGTTTCATAAATAAAGTACTtggtaatattttttatttgatctattaataatataattactgtatcacttttttttttgtttctcctactttttcttttttttctctatctttTATATTTCCATCtttaaacaaataatattttattttatttttatctctcttatttataaattttaaataattacataatcAATAATGTTGATAGTGGTACTCCTAGTATTTAAAATGTTGATAGGATCTCCGTTCTTCTAACGACATCGTTTTCGGCCTGACAGATATTATTATTTCGTCTCAGCGGATTTTCATCTGCCGCATTCGCCCAGCCCTAATTCCCAACCTCTCGCGGATTTCATTGACGATTTCGATTCCGTCATCCGTTGATAGATTGCTTTCCGATCAGATATCCGATTTAATTCGTTGATTTTCACCGTGGTGGCGCAGTTTGATTAAGGCAGCTCAACCCTAATTGCCTCCCGTGCTGTTGATTAAGGCGGCTCAACCCTAATCTCGGCGATCGAATTGTACAATTGGCGGACTTTCGTCTATGTGGAGCTAGAATTCGTTCGAGGACATCAATACGAAGAACTGCTTACAAGATAACGGTTCgaggcagcggcagcggcagctCGGTGGTTATCGTCGTCTTCTTCTGGAGGAAAGGGATTTTTGGTGGTTTTCCTCGATCTCTCCTATCTCTGGTCGTTTGGAGGTGTTTTGGATTGGGATCCGGATAATTTATCCATTGATCCGAGTGTAAAGGCGTCGCCGCTGACTTTGGCGTTTTTGAGTGGCTGAAGGATTAGAAGGCCATCACTTAGTCGGTTTGATTAATATTTTgcagagaagaaaaaaaagaacttATTGAGTTTCCGTTGTACTGTTATTATTTCCCCTTTTCAATTTTGAAGTTGAATGCCAGGCCTTTCATTTTGTATTAATTGACGGCCTATATTTCTGTTTGTGTTGTTTCTCTCTGAAATAGAGGGAGAACATATACAAAAAAAGGCGAAACCATAACGAAGTATGGCTGTTTACTATAAATTTAAAAGTGCAAAAGATTATGATTCAGTTGGGATGGACGGCCATTTTATTTCAGTGGGAAACttgaaagaaaaaatatttgaattaaagCATTTGGGTGGTACTGATTTTGACCTCATAGTCACCAACGCCCAGACCAATGAAGGTTGGTTTTGATTCTTTGCAGTATGTtgtcaaataaatattttaaatgaaaCATAGGCTTATATTCAATTTTGCATTCCTGTCTTTGTATAGAGCACATATTAGAGTTTGCTTTGTGTAATATGATGTTGGTTTGTGATAAACTGATAAAGTCAGCTGTTTGGAAGCTGGGTGGAGTTTTAATTGTGTTGTAGTTGGTATGAGATTGGTGCTTTGAAGAAAGTTGACTCATTTGAGTGTTATTATTGTTCTTTGTTTGGTGCACAAacaatgatttatttattttgaaattgttGGAAGTTATGGAATTGATTCTCTAAAATGTAAAATGAGATCTTTAATCATTTTCATGCTGTTCTGTTAGTTATAAATGATTTAATGTTCAGATGGCATGTTGGAGATTGTTGCATTGTAAAACAGGTGTTAGTAGCTGTAAGTTTATTAGAAGCTTGACAgtacacacacactcacacatgtatatatataaaggaCAAAGCTCGACTATTTCTCTTGAACGTCCGAATAAAAGAACCAGCAAGAAAATTGGGATTATAGTATTTTAATGctgaatataataaatatttaaaccTGTAATAGTTACCGTGCAAGGAGAACATTCAGTTTTGTAGGGTGAATTTGTTTTTTCACCTGAATTTTTAAGATCAGTACTGTAATTGGGATGGTGCTATATTATGGGTTGATTGGGATAATGGGGCTGATGTGATGACTTTCCATGGTGTTAATTGTACTTTCTCTTTGGTTGTGTTTATGTGGTGGTTTTGTGGGGTTTATACACATCTCATTGTTTTGTAATTTCAGAGTACCTCGATGAAGGAATGTTAATTCCGAAAAATACTTCAGTTTTAATACGCCGAGTTCCTGGAAGGCCACGCAAGCCCATAGTTACTGCACCTGTTAGCGAGCAAGAAGAGTATTGTCTCATTCCTTTTAAGCTTTGTCAACTTTTTTACTTGTGAGATCAAAGATTTGTGTAACCACCAAATGTTAAACATCGATTTGAGCTGCTTGTTGATGTTCTCCAAAACTTCGTATGACCAGCTTTGATTTGTTTTTGCATATATGTTAAAATTCACTAATTCTGGTGATTTTGTTGGGACCTTTTTATTTATCTGCTTGACCCAAGGCTATCCATGCAGAGATGGAAGGGTTCACAACctcacacaaaaaaaattaaacaaatagtAGCCTTACCCTCCAAGCACTCACAGCATTTTTTAATACTTGGTTTGTGTATTTGTACGTATCCTGTAGGTTGAATGTTGACCATAATTCTGAAGATGTTCATGCTGTAAAGGATAGCTTTGCTGTAGCAGATCAGTCTTATGTGAAATATGTAAGGTTTTATTCATTAGTCCTGGAATATTCTTACCACCTTCTGAGTATGTAACTGGGAATCTTGACATGGAACAATTTCCGTGTCAGTTTTTAGTGGTGCTACTGTATCAATATTTCCTTGCTTGTTGTAGGGTGAAGATTTAGAATGGGATGAATTCGGAAATGATCTTTATGCTATGCCAGAAACTACCCCTGTCCCACCTAGCATCCCAGTTCAAGATGCTACTTTTGTTAGCAAAGAGGATGAGGAGAACAAGATCAAAGCTTTAATTGACACTCCAGCATTAGATTGGCAGCGGTGAGAAGTTGTTCTGGCTTATCATTTATATTATGGGTGATGGCTAATTTGAAGCCAATTTGTCCTCAATTTCTGGCTATTGGGGCTTAATTTTTGTAACTTCATCTTTTGCAGACAACCTTCAGATGGTTTTAGTGGTAGAGGTTTTGTACGAGGTGGCCGGGTGCCGGGTGGACGAGGTGGTTTTGGTGATTCTCTTTTCCTTTAATGTGTAACTAGACTGCTAATATCGAATTATCTATCTCATTGGTTGTTTAAAAAGCATCTATAACATCATcgttattttccttttatagtATACTTTTAGCTATTTCAGGAGTTAATGTATCGACTTTTCTGTCTTCCTATGTGTTTGTTGTCTATGACTATTTTTCAAAAACTTAATGGTCTCATTTCCAGGCCGAGGTGGATTTGAGAAGAAAACACCACCACAAGGGTACATATGTCACAGGTGCAAAGTGCCTGGTATGTTCTTTTTCTAGGAAGGTGGAATATATATATCTAAATTGAACAGAAGTATTTTATACAGCTGAGATTCATTCATGCAGGGCACTTTATCCAGCATTGCCCTACTAATGGAGATCCCAATTTTGACATAAGAAGGGTCAAACCTGCCACGGGAATTCCAAAATCAATGTTGGTCGCAACCCCTGATGGCTCTTATGCAATGGCGAGTGGGCTTGCAGCAACTTTGAAGCCAAATGAGTAAGCCGTCTTCACTAATTCAATTTATGTGTTTTTGCATGGTCCATATTTACTCATCAGTGATTCCTTTTAGGGCTGCTTTTGAGAAAGAGATTGAGGGAATGCCATCCACACGACCAATTGGCGATCTTCCAAAAGAGCTGCATTGTCCTTTGTGTCAAGAAGTAATGAAAGATGCTGTCCTGGCAAGCAAGTGTTGTTTGAAGAGCTTTTGTGATAAATGTAAGGAGTTGCTTTACTGTCCAGAATGCAATTTTGCATGCAGAATGAGGTTTTCTTGTCAGATTCTTGATAGAATACCATGATTCTCCTCAAATTTGTTTAAAGTGCTCACTTCCATGTATCTTACTTCTCCATAGGCATACGTGAGTTCATTATGGCGAGATCAATATGTGAATGTGGGGCCACAAGTATTCTCGCAGATGATCTTTTGCCCAACAAGACCGTAAGAGATACAATTAATCGGATTTTGGAATCCAATAACAATAGTGCTGAAAATGGCGGGAGTGCTTTTCAAGTCCAAGGTCTGTGCCTTATTTAGTCTTTGTTCATTTgttctctctctgtctctctcacacacataaTGCACAGTCACAAATGCATGCATGAACATCTTTCAGCTTGGATATATAGTGTGCTATCAATGTGGTTTACTTACAACCATCCTcaatctttattttttgtggtTCAGACATGGAGTCTCGGAATCCACAAGCTAATGTTCCATCCCCCACACAATCTGCTGCCTCAAAAGGACAGCAAGTGCTTGCACCACCATTTCAGAGCCAGGAAGTTCCAATAATTGTTGAGACCGTTGAAGAAAATAAGCCTGCAATCCTTCCCTCGAAATCAGAGAATGGGATAGCTTTAAAAGTGCCTGATGCTTCAGAAGCAACACATGACTTAAGAACAGTTAAGGAAACAGCATCGCAAGGAAGTGCACCTCTGGCTGATGAAGAGGTGCAAAGACCTATGTCTGGAGAAGCAGGTAAATGAGATTTATATAACTTGCTATGTGTAATTTTTTATGCCAAGGTTTTAAAAGTTGGTTATAAGCCTCGAGGTGGTATGTGGCATAAATCATAAAAACACATGTAAATCATAACTAATAtaataaaagacaaaaaaacaTAGCAAATATATgaaacacataaaaatattAAGTTCGAAGCTAGTTATAAGTATTTAAAATCCCAAATTAAGTCTAATAATTAAATAGGTGAGAGGAGCGATATTCTTTAGAAGAATCACTATGTAGGGTTGCATTTCCCTTTTTTTGCTCTAATCTTTTATTAGGGCTGTTTTTACGGGGACCGCTTCAAATTGaggctttttttaaaaaattgaggTTTAAACATGAAAGCCCATTCATTTTGAACCTCAAAAAGTCCAAAAAACTGGAAGATAGGACCTTCAGACCCTAAAACATGAGGCTATCACCTTAGTGC
This sequence is a window from Salvia splendens isolate huo1 chromosome 5, SspV2, whole genome shotgun sequence. Protein-coding genes within it:
- the LOC121806018 gene encoding E3 ubiquitin ligase PQT3-like isoform X1, translated to MAVYYKFKSAKDYDSVGMDGHFISVGNLKEKIFELKHLGGTDFDLIVTNAQTNEEYLDEGMLIPKNTSVLIRRVPGRPRKPIVTAPVSEQEELNVDHNSEDVHAVKDSFAVADQSYVKYGEDLEWDEFGNDLYAMPETTPVPPSIPVQDATFVSKEDEENKIKALIDTPALDWQRQPSDGFSGRGFVRGGRVPGGRGGFGRGGFEKKTPPQGYICHRCKVPGHFIQHCPTNGDPNFDIRRVKPATGIPKSMLVATPDGSYAMASGLAATLKPNEAAFEKEIEGMPSTRPIGDLPKELHCPLCQEVMKDAVLASKCCLKSFCDKCIREFIMARSICECGATSILADDLLPNKTVRDTINRILESNNNSAENGGSAFQVQDMESRNPQANVPSPTQSAASKGQQVLAPPFQSQEVPIIVETVEENKPAILPSKSENGIALKVPDASEATHDLRTVKETASQGSAPLADEEVQRPMSGEAGRKKKKKKIRTAPGAAEMQWQTGPALPPENYMMNMGPSAFNPCWNGMQPGFDGFMPYGAGPMPYGGYGVNPMDFQFGGFSPFDPFAGHGGILPYGPQRDLSELVGYNAPPPVMSREEFEARKADLKRKRDMEKRDERGFSKDGEYGREGSSIVNVSSRSKSRSTPGVDHHPPSRNRHSSRDPELPRPSSKRKSDYEHDDHHQRRREYHEETNRDKYYEEPHGDKDHHRSSSHLRRSQSPTEAASREAAAAADKKQKASVFSRISFPAGGEAATKKRKLSSSDIAAASSTSHRASNGQHEEEHRVATGSRKGGSSAVSVDHNSSDDERHFKRRPSRYTSSPPPAAPVEEEHRHSRGSRDRERERSKRR
- the LOC121806018 gene encoding E3 ubiquitin ligase PQT3-like isoform X2, whose translation is MAVYYKFKSAKDYDSVGMDGHFISVGNLKEKIFELKHLGGTDFDLIVTNAQTNEEYLDEGMLIPKNTSVLIRRVPGRPRKPIVTAPVSEQEELNVDHNSEDVHAVKDSFAVADQSYVKYGEDLEWDEFGNDLYAMPETTPVPPSIPVQDATFVSKEDEENKIKALIDTPALDWQRQPSDGFSGRGFVRGGRVPGGRGRGGFEKKTPPQGYICHRCKVPGHFIQHCPTNGDPNFDIRRVKPATGIPKSMLVATPDGSYAMASGLAATLKPNEAAFEKEIEGMPSTRPIGDLPKELHCPLCQEVMKDAVLASKCCLKSFCDKCIREFIMARSICECGATSILADDLLPNKTVRDTINRILESNNNSAENGGSAFQVQDMESRNPQANVPSPTQSAASKGQQVLAPPFQSQEVPIIVETVEENKPAILPSKSENGIALKVPDASEATHDLRTVKETASQGSAPLADEEVQRPMSGEAGRKKKKKKIRTAPGAAEMQWQTGPALPPENYMMNMGPSAFNPCWNGMQPGFDGFMPYGAGPMPYGGYGVNPMDFQFGGFSPFDPFAGHGGILPYGPQRDLSELVGYNAPPPVMSREEFEARKADLKRKRDMEKRDERGFSKDGEYGREGSSIVNVSSRSKSRSTPGVDHHPPSRNRHSSRDPELPRPSSKRKSDYEHDDHHQRRREYHEETNRDKYYEEPHGDKDHHRSSSHLRRSQSPTEAASREAAAAADKKQKASVFSRISFPAGGEAATKKRKLSSSDIAAASSTSHRASNGQHEEEHRVATGSRKGGSSAVSVDHNSSDDERHFKRRPSRYTSSPPPAAPVEEEHRHSRGSRDRERERSKRR